The genomic stretch TGCAAAATTCCCATCTTCGAAGTACGGTCTTGATCGAACAGCAACACACAATGTCAGCCCTGGACGACCTCAAAGCCCAACAGGCCAATCTTCAAGGTACGTCCGGTGCGTATTGCTATCTCTAGCGAGTCCTGCCCATTGCTTCCGCCGGTGTTGCTGCATTGGGATACTCGTACTGGTCGAGTATGTGCTCCATCTGCCATTGAAGTGGATACGTACACGCACGCAGTCAGCACCGAGCTCCGATCCACTCTGCATTTGCCCTGCGTGGTGCATCCTATACACCCGTATGAACGTCATGTGTCACCGCAACACCTCGAAGAACACCACTTTGTACACCGTTCATCGCTGGGATTCTTCAACACCCACTTTGCTGACTTTGGACTCTGTGCCCTAACAGACTCGATGCAAAAGATCAGCATGGTCGACAACGAAGTTTCCAAGAAAGCCACTCCGGccgcggcgaagaagccggtcGGAGGAACACCCGTCAAGAGACCCTCTGCGCCTGCGAAATCGTCGGCTCCCGCGAAGAAGCCAGTCTTAGGAACACAATCGGCGGCGAGCACACCAGCAAAGACGCCCGGCAAGACCCCTTTGAAGGCGCCTGCAGGTGGTCCAACTCCAGCGAAGACGCCCGTAAAGACTCCAGCGAAACAACCGGTCAAAACTCCAGCACCGTCCAAGGAGAGTCCGGCTGCATCGAAGAAGCCAGCTAGCTCTGCTGCACCTGCAAAGAAGGTAGGAGAGGTCACCTCGGTCCCGGAACGAAGGAAGCCAATCCCGCCGGAAGTACGAGaacagaagaagaagccagcCGTAGCACCGCAGCAAGCAGCCGGCGGAGCGACAGATAAGGCCAATCAGGCCGTTGGGCGGGGATTGAAGACGGCGAATAAAGGCGTCGATGGGGCGGCAAGTGGTGCGAACAAGACTGTCGGCGGCGTGACCGGTAAGTGCTTCCTCGCTCGACTTCTGTGCTCTTCAGGACTGACACTTCTTTCCAATTCTAGGCACCATCGACAAGACGACCGGCAATAAGTCTGCGCCAGTGACATCTCACGTCAATAAAGTCACCACCGGCGCGACCAAGACTGGCAGTGACGCCGCGAAGGGCGTCAGTAATACCGCCACCGGCGCAGCAAGGAACGTTTCCAACACAGCGACGGGTGCCGTTGGAGATTTGACGAACACCGGTAAAGAGACTGCAGGAGCAATCGGCAGAGGCGACATCAAGGGCGTTGGAAAAGGTCTTGCGAAGGGCACGGGCAAGACCGTCAGCGGTGTTGGCCGAGGCGTAAGTCTGACATTGAGGTCCTCTTGGGCAGTATCGTGGAGCCATCCATGCTAACGGCCGTTGCAGGCTGGTGCGACAGTTGGTGGAGTTGGCAAAGGTCTCGACTCTACTGTGTGAGTTTGCCAGCGTCTCAAGTCAGAAATCTGTTCATTCTTACACTAATGATGCGACCAGCTCCGGGCTAGGCAAGAACGTGGGCGACACAGTCGGGGGACCAGTCGGCAAGACTGTCGGCAACGCAACGGGTGGGTCGCTCCAGAAGCCAAGGCTTTGTGAGATACATGACTGAGAAGTTACAGACAACCTCGGCAAGACCGTCTCGGGAACGACCTCCGGCTTAGGCAAGACCATCGGTGATACCACTGGAGCCATCGGCCGAGGAGACATCAGCGGAGTAGCGTCTGGAGCTACGGGTGGAGTTGGTTCGACCGTAGGAGGAGCTGGGAAGGGAGCTGGAGATACGGTGGAAGGAGTGGGCAAGAGTGTAAGGAAGCTCGTtgacttcgagaaggcggTCGTGCTGACTACATGTTGCGAAGGTCGGAGGGTACATCCCTGGACGAGCTGGCGGTGCAGTGGAAGGTCGGTCGATGTCCCGCGCCGTAACTACCTGAACATAACTGACAGCCCGCAGGCTTGACCAAAGGCGTAGGCGACACAGTCACAGGAGTGACAGGCGGCGTAGGCGAAGGTGTCGGCAAAATAGGGAAGGGGGACGTGATCGGCGGTATGTCCAGTGCATGAATAAATTCCTGTCCTTGGTAGCCAGTCTAACATATGTTCAGGTCTCAGCTCCACGGTCGGTGGAGTAGGAAAGGGCGTAGGTGGGCTCGCTTCCGGTGTGTGGGGAGGTATCAGTGGTAAGAATCGCCAGAAGAAGGCTGAAGAGCCGGCCCctatggaggaggagggagaggagaagcAGGAGAAGAGTGAGGAGAAGGGTGGATTCTTCTGAGATCGCAGAGGTTGAGGGTGTTATTCGAAGGGAGAACCGACGTGTCCAGCAAACATGTCCTCCCGAGGAAAGAATTTCTTCGAGAACGAATATGAAGTCGCGTTTTGCCGGTCATGAGCTGCGTGTATTGATCGTTATTCGCTATTTCTCTTCCGTTGAATGTCCAGCTCCTGTGAGCGATGCTGCTGCCGCTTCGAGTAAAAAGTCGATGCTTCAACAAACACATATACTTCCTCACCGTCCAACCTACATCATAGCCGGTCCACCTTCCATCACAGGCCCTATCGAACCCGCGCTATTGCCCCAAAGGATAGTGTTCAACACCGAATACGGTGAGAACTCTTCATACGGCAGTCCGTCCGAGCTGGCGGGAGTAAAGATCTGTCCGTGATCGAGCTTCAGCATCGGTCCATCGCTGTCTGCTGGAGTATCGACGTTCCCGGTGAAGCTCGCTTCGCTGCGGGCCCCCTCGATGTTCAGCTTTCGTAACGCGGCGATGCCGCGCTCTACGGGCGCGGAGACTTCCGTTGGATCGACGGTCGAAGTAACCTCGGACATGAGGGTAATGAACCTGCCGACCAGTCTGCGCGCGCGTTCACTCCGGGTGTGCTCGCCGAGGATACCGAGGAGCAGAGCGGAGCTTAGCGCACGGTGAACGGCGGCCCAAGACTGGCGTGCGAAGAAGGTAATGTTGTTGAGGCCAAGAAATGCTTCAACTGTGTTGGCCAAATACTCGACACATACCGATCTGAAGGTGTTGACGATCTCGCTGGATGTGGTGGACGGACTGATTGCAGGACGGCAGAGTTCGGAGGTGGCGTAGGAGGTATGCAGATAGAGAGCCCAGTGCTCGAGCGTGTCCTTTGATGTCGCGCACTTTCGAGAGTCGCGGAGATGTTCGGACGCATCCCGCATGACGGCGGCGATGGAATCGCGGTGCTGGCGGATGCTGGCGATGTGTTCACGAGGAGTAGTGGCCCTGGCGCGGTCGCGAATGATATCAAGGCCGATCTTGCACATGCGATACATGCATTGATGGTAGGAGGAGACTAGTGGTGAGGCACAGAAGTCAGCATAAATCCATTCGGAACATTCAGAGCAAGGGACCAGCTTCGGCTCGCTTTCCGTTTGCTTGACGAGTGTTGGCTTACCTCCACCAAAGTGGTTCGGCATTGGCATCGTGTGCACGTCCAAGGCAGCATTGCGGTCGTAAGTGATGGATAGCAGAGAATCTGCCCATATGATAGACCACCATACTTTGCTCCGAGGGAAGACGTGTTCGGGTGGAACGTGCGGCGGACATGCTTGATGTAGTCCAAGGCCTTGAGCGAGTCGAATGGTAAGACCGAGTAGACTCCATGCTGTGCCGGCATTCTGTAAATGTCAGCAATAGATATTGATCCCCTGCAGAATGATTATCATACCATGTTGTTCGTCATGACGTTACCTATCAATATGTCAGTCGTTGAGCTCTTCAAATGGTCGGCACCTTGATCGACATACCAATGATGACCAGCGCCTGAATACTTTCAATATGGGGCTGCGACAAGAAATTTGTGAACCGTAAACATTCGAATCCACAGCACACTGCACAAGTCAGTAAGATTCCATCAATGCCGCCACGGACGATAAGCGAGGACTCACCGTAAACCTGCGAGGTCAATTCTCTCTCTTTCCTCGTCAACGCACTGCACTGAGCCCCACTCGCCAGCACTGCGAACAACATCCCCAACCAGTAAAAGCTCTTTCCATAAATTGACTGCTCCGTCACTCCATCCTCTGGACTGGGCTGACTCGATCGATTGGCCAAGAACACCGCAAGATCGGCCTCTAATGCTTCCAAGTCTGCGATCCCCGGATAGATGATATAGCCAATGTCGCGGTAGCTGGCGAACAGACTGAGTAGTTGTTGATCGCCTGGTAATGCTTTGGCAAGTTCTCGGGCACGTTGCAGGGAGCCGTGCGGTAGACCCCAGAGATCCACGAACGGGTATGTGGCCGACTCGTTGTCAAGCCCGAACAGGGGCAGTACGGACTTGCCGAGGAACTCTTGGAGTTGACTTTGCTCTGCACCGCTGGGAGGCTGACCCTGGCTGATGGCATAGAGCATTGCTGGGACGGATCCTCCGCCAAGATGGACGATTTCGCCCTGCATATTTGTTAGTAAATCGACTCTCTGCATGCTTCCCTACAAGTACGTACCGATTCATTCTTGGTATGCAACCCGTGCAAATCAGTGTGAGTTTGCATCCTAGCACCCTCGCTACTCCCGTCACTATCGTGAGTTCCATTGTTGTTCTCATGAGAGTTTCTGCGAATCTCACGCCTCAAATCTGCAATGGAATTTTCCAGTCCGTTCAGCTTCCGACATAGTAAGTCGAACTCAGACCGAGCTAACGTCACGTATCCTGGATTGTTGTTCTGCGACATTGCCATTCCTCCATCCTGATGGTCCGCTCGCATGGCAGGGCCCTGGGCATGGAGGTCGACATTTTGTCTTTTGTTTGGAGGATGATATGAGCACAGTTCCGGATGGTCACGTTCCTTGCAGGTAGTGCAGGGCCGTGAGAGATCGCATCTGTCATTGTGGTTAGCCGAATGCAAGCGTAGACGTCTTGACACGAACGGACGACTCACTTCACCTTCCTTTGCCGACATGGATAGCAAGCCTGCGCAACGACACCAGTCAGCGCGAACAAAACCCTAACGGAAAGAATAACTGCGACATACCTTATGCTctctcgccttcctcttcttcctcaagaAATCATCCACCTCGGCCTGCGGCGGCGCCGGCACCACATTCTCTCCATAGGGCGGCGTCGTCGCGCTCATTGCCGCGAGTTGAGGATCCATACTGGGTCAAATTTCGAATCGTTCGGAGGTCGTTCGTATCACAAATCGGTATCCACGGTTGTGGTCCGAAGTCCAGGTCGTCTCGCAGCTGAAGTCTTCGCGGACTCAGGTTCCTCTGCACGACCGGCAATCTGAGACAGCTCGTCCTCGCTTGAAGGTCGGGATATTGTGCGTGGCGCCACAGTTTCCGCACGCGCGGTGTGGAGAGCGCAGGATTTCCCGAGAACCAGGTGCCCTCCCTCGGTGCTTGTCTTTTCAAGCCGAATGGATAAAGAAGTGAATGGATATCCAAAGAAGCCGGAACCAGGACGCAGCAGCGCAGCAACTAAGCGCGATAACTATTGCAGCACTCTTCGATGCTTTTCAGGTTCGTCGACTGAATAAATCTGTGCAGGGTATCGCGATGGCGAATTGCGAGTCTTGGAAGCGATGTACTAAGCGTGAGGTGCAAGCGTGAGGTGGGAGAACTCCGGCGTTGTGGCGGGCATGTCGATCCCTTCGACCCGGTTGAGAAGCTTAAATGTGTATTCTGTACGCGACGGGATATGTCGAGCCTGAGGAGTTTTGTACGTGGAGGATTGAAGGAATGTATTGTGCTGATGAGATGACAACGCAGGACTACACTTAAAGAGCATGGGAAGATGCCTACTAGTAGACGTCGATTGTACACATGAGCATTATATCATGTCACATCCTTCTATGAACATATCTGTACAGCCTCCACCTGGTCGATATTATCGCACACCTCACGAGTCATCGAGCATATCATTACCGCCATCGCTatccacatcctcctctcccttgAGCGCAGTAATACTGtccgacgtcgtcgcccttTTCATCGCGCTACCGACGCCTGCGCCACCCCTGCCCAGTCGCGCCTCCCGAATTCCCTTCCGGAACTCTTCACTCAGACCTTTCAACAACTCAGGGTGCACCGGA from Zymoseptoria tritici IPO323 chromosome 6, whole genome shotgun sequence encodes the following:
- a CDS encoding Ca2+-modulated nonselective cation channel polycystin (nonselective cation channel involved in the transduction of a variety of external signal.), whose product is MSALDDLKAQQANLQGTSDSMQKISMVDNEVSKKATPAAAKKPVGGTPVKRPSAPAKSSAPAKKPVLGTQSAASTPAKTPGKTPLKAPAGGPTPAKTPVKTPAKQPVKTPAPSKESPAASKKPASSAAPAKKVGEVTSVPERRKPIPPEVREQKKKPAVAPQQAAGGATDKANQAVGRGLKTANKGVDGAASGANKTVGGVTGTIDKTTGNKSAPVTSHVNKVTTGATKTGSDAAKGVSNTATGAARNVSNTATGAVGDLTNTGKETAGAIGRGDIKGVGKGLAKGTGKTVSGVGRGAGATVGGVGKGLDSTVSGLGKNVGDTVGGPVGKTVGNATDNLGKTVSGTTSGLGKTIGDTTGAIGRGDISGVASGATGGVGSTVGGAGKGAGDTVEGVGKSVGGYIPGRAGGAVEGLTKGVGDTVTGVTGGVGEGVGKIGKGDVIGGMSSA